In Citrus sinensis cultivar Valencia sweet orange chromosome 4, DVS_A1.0, whole genome shotgun sequence, one DNA window encodes the following:
- the LOC127901728 gene encoding uncharacterized protein LOC127901728, translating into MEEIQHKLHKHFPSLPQNALRKIYKARCERLRLLMINGIPSDIRWLIEAKVRLAGEFSGQFVSYMPGFGKSTFAKKRRAKRVSSKCHNCVRLGCKRPDCKSLGMGFDTREDKIKFVKDGMSKESLDDILRSLETHRSGIVQREIYNLWILFQKQSAQFSLGNLTQKDLVCQFIRKLDGKPILHP; encoded by the coding sequence atggaagaaatacaacataaactccataagcattttccctctctccctCAGAATGCTCTcagaaaaatttacaaagctcgttgtgaacgactgcgtttgttaatgatcaatggcattccttctgacattcgttggttaattgaagcaaaggtccgattagcaggtgagttttctggtcaatttgtttcttacatgcctggttttggtaaaagtacgTTTGCTAAGAAAAGGAGAGCTAAACGAGTTAGCTCAAAATGTCATAACTGTGTAAGACTTGGTTGCAAACGACCggattgtaaatctttaggaatggGTTTTGATActcgtgaagataaaattaaattcgttaaagatggcatgagtaaagaatcgttggatgatatcttacgatctcttgagacgCATCGAAGCGGAATTGTGCAACGTGAGATTTACAATTTGTGGATACTATTCCAAAAACAAAGTGCACAGtttagtcttgggaatctgactcAAAAAGaccttgtttgccagtttataagaaaactggatgggaagccgaTCCTccacccatag
- the LOC102628112 gene encoding uncharacterized protein LOC102628112, whose product MHSFIRKQDVINNQNAQTFSDLKDNLAKIASALTIQEKEKFPAQPQPNPKIQQNPPTDQVKSVITLRSGKVVDRPMPEPYENDEKSKGKEGLNELTPSEEITSVPPEPPFPHALNKPKKSDHSSEIYEIFKQVKANIPLLDAIKQVPSYAKFLKDLCTVKRKLKVRKSAFMAEQVSTILSTNNKLKYKDPGCPTISCIIGNHRIEHALLDLGASVNLLPYSVYLQLNLDELKSTSTTLLLADRSVKVPKGIVEDVLVQVDKFIYHVDFIVLETKPVVNNYKPVPVILGRPFLATANALINCRNDLMNLSFGNMTLELNVFNMCRQPNEENENEDDTDEQKELFESCIKENIQKGDFSELSNVCLVNSIESNKQFELDISNINSLLDSVQTSQNYDDEPKFEELVSIEKKEQ is encoded by the coding sequence ATGCATTCATTCATCAGAAAGCaagatgttattaacaatcaaaatgcacaaactttttctgatttgaaagataatcttgctaaaattgcttctgcactcaccattcaagaaaaagaaaaatttccagcccaaccacaaccaaatcctaaaattcaacaaaatccacCCACAGACCAAGTCAAGTCAGTTATAACTCTTCGTAGTGGTAAGGTTGTTGATAGACCTATGCCTGAAccttatgaaaatgatgaaaaatcaaagGGTAAGGAAGGACTAAATGAACTTACACCTAGTGAGGAAATAACTAGTGTTCCACCTGAACCACCATTTCCGCATGCATTGAATAAACCAAAGAAATCAGACCACTcttctgaaatttatgaaatctttaagcaagtGAAAGCTAACATTCCTCTATTAGATGCAATCAAGCAGGTTCCTtcatatgccaaatttttaaaggacttgTGCACTGTTAAGAGGAAATTGAAAGTAAGAAAGAGTGCTTTCATGGCCGAACAGGTAAGTACAATTctgtctactaataataagttgaaatataaagatcctggttgtcctaccatttcttgtattattggtaaCCACAGAATTGAGCATGCTTTACTAGATCttggtgctagtgttaatttgcttccatattcagtttatcttcaacttaatcttgatgagttaaaatcaacttcaactacACTTTTGCTTGCCGATAGATCAGTTAAAGTACCAAAAGGAATAGTGGAAGATGTTTTAgtacaagttgataaattcatttatcatgtggattttattgtcttgGAAACTAAACCTGTTGTGAATAATTACAAACCAGTTCCTGTAATTTTAGGTCGACCATTTTTAGCTActgctaatgctttgattaattgtaggaatgatttaatgaatttatcctttggaaatatgactttggaattgaatgttttcaacatgtgcaggcaacctaatgaagaaaatgagaatgaagatgatacggatgaacaaaaagaattgtttgaatcttgtatcaaggaaaatattcaaaaaggggatttttctgaactttctaatgtttgtttagttaattcaattgagtCAAATAAGCAATTTGAACttgatatttctaatataaattcgTTGCTTGATTCTGTGCAGACTTCGCAAAATTATGATGACGAGCCAAAATTTGAGGAGCTTGTAAgtattgaaaagaaagaacaataa